The Microplitis mediator isolate UGA2020A chromosome 8, iyMicMedi2.1, whole genome shotgun sequence genome has a window encoding:
- the LOC130673913 gene encoding uncharacterized protein LOC130673913, with protein sequence MDRELSVFFQGTTESRPAGRGQPGGRTASRNQGGNIDREGLQEQGDGGRIRSATRIQKLYRENWRKAMQEVLEGPSPFCQVPKDDVLRYFRTLYSDDSPFNEELPARQVWPLDEGGELAGALIASLTATEVSRRLARMQDTAPGPDGLKYSDLTKADPGSGLLTAVYNACFRLGAISVSWKVSNTVLIYKKGDRNDLSNWRPLAMGNTIYKLFAALIADRLTNFVVNGNRPTSSQKGFLKYEGCLEHNYVVQEVLTDGAREGEDVIVACLDASNAFGSIPHEVIYDAIEGIGAPVVFQLAPAHVHK encoded by the coding sequence ATGGACAGGGAACTGTCTGTCTTCTTTCAGGGCACCACAGAATCCAGGCCAGCGGGTCGTGGGCAACCTGGAGGACGTACGGCGAGCCGTAATCAAGGAGGCAATATAGATCGCGAAGGCCTACAAGAACAGGGTGACGGTGGTAGAATCCGCTCTGCCACCCGTATTCAGAAGTTGTATCGGGAGAATTGGAGGAAAGCGATGCAGGAGGTGCTTGAGGGTCCATCTCCCTTTTGCCAGGTGCCTAAGGATGATGTCCTCAGGTACTTCCGAACATTGTACTCCGACGATTCCCCCTTCAATGAGGAGTTGCCAGCAAGACAAGTATGGCCACTGGACGAGGGCGGCGAGTTGGCTGGGGCCTTGATCGCTTCTCTGACGGCCACTGAGGTCAGCCGGAGGTTAGCCAGGATGCAGGACACTGCACCTGGCCCCGATGGCTTGAAATACAGTGACCTGACGAAGGCAGATCCTGGTTCCGGACTGCTCACCGCCGTATACAATGCGTGCTTCCGTCTAGGGGCCATATCAGTGTCGTGGAAGGTCTCCAACACTGTATTGATTTACAAGAAAGGAGACCGAAACGACCTGTCGAACTGGCGACCTCTCGCGATGGGCAATACCATCTACAAGCTCTTTGCCGCCTTGATTGCTGATCGCTTGACGAACTTTGTTGTCAATGGGAATAGGCCAACTTCATCTCAGAAAGGCTTTTTGAAGTACGAGGGGTGCTTAGAGCACAACTACGTTGTTCAAGAGGTCTTGACGGATGGAGCGCGTGAGGGTGAGGATGTTATCGTCGCGTGCCTGGATGCTTCCAATGCTTTTGGTTCCATCCCACACGAGGTGATATACGATGCCATTGAAGGGATTGGAGCACCTGTGGTGTTCCAATTGGCCCCGGCTCACGTTCACAAGTAA